A genomic region of Acidobacteriota bacterium contains the following coding sequences:
- a CDS encoding sigma-70 family RNA polymerase sigma factor, with amino-acid sequence MGIRFVTDSVMKDAGALGWAEVGHHEAALIERCAAGEQAACAELVSGHERMVYQLALHLLGDRDEALDLSQEVFFNVFRTIGSFRGQSALKTWIYRIAINQARNRQRWWRRRHQSDQVSLDQHVAAHGDLRQPGEHTSPDRAYARKELAERLWTALDQLPFDQRTVIVLREIDGLSYDDIAFSLGVAVGTVKSRLTRARQTLRQQLQGVRV; translated from the coding sequence ATGGGCATTCGATTTGTCACCGATTCCGTCATGAAAGACGCCGGGGCACTCGGTTGGGCTGAGGTCGGCCACCACGAAGCGGCGCTTATCGAGCGTTGTGCCGCGGGGGAACAGGCCGCGTGTGCCGAGTTGGTATCCGGCCACGAGCGCATGGTCTATCAACTGGCCCTGCACCTGCTCGGAGACCGTGACGAGGCCCTCGACCTCTCCCAGGAAGTCTTCTTCAACGTGTTCCGCACTATTGGCAGCTTCCGCGGCCAATCGGCGCTCAAGACCTGGATCTATCGCATCGCGATCAACCAGGCCCGGAACCGCCAGCGCTGGTGGCGGCGTCGCCACCAGTCCGACCAGGTCTCCCTCGATCAACACGTGGCCGCGCATGGTGACCTGCGCCAGCCCGGCGAACACACGTCGCCCGACCGCGCCTACGCGCGCAAGGAGCTGGCCGAACGGCTGTGGACCGCCCTCGATCAACTACCGTTCGACCAGCGCACCGTGATCGTGCTGCGCGAGATCGACGGCCTGAGCTACGACGACATCGCCTTCTCGCTCGGCGTCGCGGTCGGCACGGTCAAGTCTCGCCTGACGCGGGCCCGTCAGACGCTGCGCCAGCAACTCCAGGGGGTGCGCGTATGA
- a CDS encoding tetratricopeptide repeat protein, with protein sequence MRPTLVVVVLVAITGVAGALAYSALANERAFERRISEGDQAVAAERHFEAIEAFSGAIALKPDSMLAHLKRGAVYLNQNELDAALRDLREAVELDPSALLAIELLGDVNASLNRAERAIERYETYLNLDERSARVQYKLGLSRYRAGHLEPAAAALHQALKLDPALGDAHYVLGLVLRDQNQLPAARRSLEEAARRLPAGQTAPREALAEVYALAGEHTRAINELEALAALDVARADRLVAVGLAQARAGREEAAVVTLSRALERFPDAPAAYAALGHVWLTSAERRGDRVALNKALEALQQAAGRSDATSDTLAELGRAWLLAGDRPAAERALRQAVARVPVPPDAYLQLAEVTGRDGRIQDARDALLRYATLVGDDKPLAAISSRIADMSLRLGEPALAVRWLERAINEAGPSTTLQIRLADAALRGGDRERARHVIDEALAAEPGNRQLLQFKQRLAAQQP encoded by the coding sequence GTGCGCCCGACCCTGGTTGTTGTCGTACTCGTGGCCATCACGGGGGTGGCGGGGGCGCTCGCCTATTCTGCGCTGGCCAACGAGCGGGCGTTCGAGCGCCGGATTAGCGAGGGCGACCAGGCCGTGGCCGCGGAACGCCATTTCGAGGCCATCGAGGCATTTTCGGGCGCGATCGCGCTCAAGCCAGACTCGATGCTGGCCCATCTCAAGCGGGGTGCTGTTTACCTGAACCAGAACGAACTCGACGCCGCACTGCGCGACTTGCGCGAAGCCGTCGAACTTGACCCGAGCGCCCTGCTGGCCATTGAACTGCTGGGCGACGTCAACGCCTCGCTGAACCGGGCCGAACGCGCGATCGAGCGCTACGAGACGTATCTCAACCTCGACGAACGCAGCGCGCGGGTCCAGTACAAGCTGGGCCTGTCCCGTTATCGAGCGGGGCACCTTGAGCCGGCGGCGGCGGCCCTGCACCAGGCGCTTAAACTGGACCCGGCACTCGGCGACGCGCATTACGTGCTGGGTTTGGTCCTGCGCGACCAGAACCAGCTGCCGGCGGCCCGTCGTTCGCTCGAAGAGGCCGCGCGCCGGTTGCCGGCCGGCCAGACGGCGCCGCGCGAGGCGCTGGCCGAGGTCTACGCTCTCGCGGGCGAGCACACCCGGGCGATCAACGAACTGGAAGCGCTCGCCGCGCTCGACGTGGCGCGGGCCGATCGACTGGTGGCGGTGGGCCTGGCCCAGGCGCGGGCCGGGCGCGAGGAGGCGGCGGTCGTGACCCTGAGCCGGGCGCTCGAGCGCTTTCCCGATGCCCCGGCGGCGTACGCGGCGCTTGGCCACGTCTGGTTGACCAGCGCCGAACGGCGCGGCGATCGGGTCGCGCTCAACAAGGCGCTCGAAGCGCTGCAGCAGGCCGCGGGCCGGTCCGACGCGACGAGCGACACCCTTGCGGAACTGGGCCGGGCCTGGTTGCTGGCGGGCGACCGGCCGGCCGCAGAGCGGGCCTTGCGCCAGGCTGTGGCGCGGGTCCCGGTGCCGCCTGACGCCTACCTGCAACTCGCCGAGGTCACGGGCCGCGACGGCCGTATCCAGGATGCGCGCGATGCGTTGCTGAGGTACGCGACGCTCGTCGGTGACGACAAGCCGCTCGCCGCGATCAGCTCGCGGATCGCGGACATGTCGCTGCGGCTCGGCGAACCAGCCCTCGCCGTCCGCTGGCTCGAGCGGGCAATTAACGAAGCCGGACCGAGCACGACACTCCAGATCCGCCTGGCTGACGCCGCACTACGAGGCGGTGACCGCGAGCGGGCGCGTCACGTGATTGACGAAGCCCTGGCCGCCGAGCCGGGCAATCGCCAATTGCTGCAGTTCAAGCAGCGGCTCGCGGCGCAACAGCCGTAG
- a CDS encoding ABC transporter permease, with product MMRLGLVIVSVVVLSALLAPWVLPWDANTQVLASRLEGPSWQHWFGLDELGRDILARVLLGARVSLLVGVVVVGVSAVVGMAVGAVSGYYGGRIDQVIGRIMDVLMAFPGMLLAIALVAVLGPSLTNVVLALAVIGWVGYARLVRGQVLRAREFEYVVAARALGASTVRILARHVLPTALPPVMVQATLGMAGAMLAEAALSFLGLGVQPPTPSWGTMINGGRVHLLDAPHLTIFPGLFLAIVVLGFNFLGDGLRDAIDPKKGG from the coding sequence ATGATGCGCCTTGGTCTCGTCATCGTCTCGGTGGTGGTGCTGTCGGCATTGTTGGCGCCGTGGGTCTTGCCGTGGGACGCAAACACCCAGGTATTGGCCAGCCGTCTCGAAGGCCCAAGTTGGCAGCACTGGTTCGGACTGGATGAACTGGGCCGCGACATCCTCGCGCGCGTGCTGCTCGGCGCCCGCGTCTCGCTGCTGGTTGGCGTGGTGGTGGTCGGCGTGTCGGCGGTGGTCGGCATGGCGGTGGGCGCCGTCTCGGGATACTACGGCGGCCGCATCGACCAGGTCATTGGCCGCATCATGGACGTGTTGATGGCCTTTCCCGGCATGTTGCTGGCGATTGCGCTGGTGGCGGTGCTCGGTCCCAGCCTCACCAACGTGGTGCTGGCGCTGGCCGTGATCGGGTGGGTGGGCTACGCGCGCCTGGTGCGGGGCCAGGTGCTGCGCGCGCGCGAGTTCGAATACGTAGTCGCCGCCCGGGCCTTGGGCGCCAGCACGGTGCGGATCCTCGCGCGGCACGTCCTGCCAACGGCGCTGCCGCCCGTCATGGTGCAGGCCACACTCGGCATGGCCGGGGCCATGCTGGCTGAGGCGGCGTTGAGCTTTCTCGGGCTGGGCGTTCAACCGCCGACGCCCAGTTGGGGCACCATGATCAACGGCGGCCGGGTGCACCTGCTCGACGCGCCCCACCTCACCATTTTCCCGGGGTTGTTCCTGGCGATCGTCGTGCTGGGCTTCAACTTCCTCGGCGACGGCCTGCGCGACGCGATCGATCCGAAAAAAGGGGGTTGA
- a CDS encoding ABC transporter permease — protein MVGFLVRRILLTVPVLLGVATLVFSLIHLVPGDPAQAMLGDGASPQDIAELRTSLGLDRPLPSQYVAFMKSAVTGDLGRSFRTGQPVTQMIAERVPATAELALAAMTVAIVLAIPLGIVAAVWKNTWADHAAMTFSLAGISIPNFWLGPLLAIVFAVELGWLPVSGRGTLAHLVLPAVSLGLALSAILARMTRASLLEELGELYVRAARSRGVSPAAAVLGHALRNSLIPLVTIVALQFGAVLTGAVITETIFAWPGIGRLLIQSIGFRDYPMVQGCILLIAVTYVSVNLLTDILYGVLDPRIRLE, from the coding sequence GTGGTTGGTTTTCTCGTCCGGCGGATATTGCTGACGGTCCCGGTGCTGCTCGGGGTGGCCACCCTTGTCTTCTCGCTGATTCACCTGGTGCCGGGCGACCCCGCGCAAGCGATGCTGGGGGACGGCGCATCGCCGCAGGACATTGCGGAACTGCGGACCAGCCTCGGACTCGACCGGCCGCTGCCGTCGCAGTACGTCGCCTTCATGAAAAGCGCCGTCACCGGTGATTTGGGCCGGTCGTTTCGCACGGGCCAGCCCGTGACGCAGATGATCGCGGAGCGCGTGCCGGCCACCGCCGAACTCGCCTTGGCGGCGATGACGGTCGCCATCGTGCTGGCCATCCCGCTCGGCATCGTCGCCGCGGTGTGGAAGAACACGTGGGCCGACCATGCGGCCATGACGTTCTCGCTGGCCGGCATTTCCATTCCGAACTTCTGGCTGGGGCCGCTGCTGGCCATTGTCTTCGCCGTGGAGCTCGGCTGGCTGCCGGTGTCGGGGCGGGGGACACTCGCGCACCTGGTGTTGCCTGCCGTGTCGCTGGGGCTGGCGCTCTCGGCGATTCTGGCGCGCATGACGCGGGCGAGCCTGCTCGAGGAACTGGGCGAGCTGTACGTCCGCGCGGCGCGCTCACGCGGCGTGTCGCCGGCGGCGGCCGTTCTCGGGCACGCCCTGCGCAACAGCCTGATCCCCCTGGTGACGATCGTCGCGCTGCAGTTTGGCGCGGTGCTGACCGGGGCCGTGATTACCGAGACCATTTTCGCATGGCCAGGCATCGGCCGGCTGTTGATCCAGTCGATCGGGTTCCGCGACTACCCGATGGTACAGGGCTGCATCCTGCTGATCGCCGTCACCTACGTGTCGGTCAACCTGCTGACCGACATCCTGTACGGCGTCCTTGATCCGCGGATTCGACTCGAATGA
- a CDS encoding sigma 54-interacting transcriptional regulator: MLMLDRYLVSGGRALDLATGVGIRWHLRRSSTRPMPALFTTRARAWLIDFDLRGHSRMEIWERVGDGAGREPEHGATLEAFRAALGDARDGRPRALDLVEPSLASWARTHRLLAREARLAGFVPLAADALGAVLAQGRWRWPSWLRDRSIVVFATDARLSPDASLALFRLATKDARPHLVVRAATSDCAWRPRMAPAAFRVHEGGVDDLVAGADGLIERARGLQADGRLVDAEATARWSVLLTEPGPEHTAARCALARCLITQRRLLEARAALLSADGAEADDLRREILAGPTDPRNEPAMVETFMEILRACQEVDDGTVTLTRVAALVQERLAASSVAFVTRHHQQPLPVAHSGAQAPRTAQLEIALRVLDTGVAVGPTDRGPAVEAAWPVRYGASVTGALWCHWAIGAPVVAADSAVILRLAATASAPAVYELAERSRVPAAANGLVPDLVGDSQAMQHVRQAVIRAAASPFPVLIEGESGAGKELVARAVHAGSPRRARRFCALNCAALTDDLVEAELFGHSRGAFTGAVAERVGLFEDAQGGTLFLDEVAELGPRVQAKLLRTLQEGEVRRLGESHLRKVDARIVAATNRPLAAAVSAEQFRADLRYRLDVLRIVVPPLRDRLEDLPPLVRHLWAVLAARTGSRAVLSPSALTALGAYDWPGNVRELQNVLASVMVAGPARGVIGANGLPSHITRTTAISSRATLAEARRSFEVHFVRAALARAGGRSIAAARELGLSRQGLAKLVARLDLPPIDRARPANALE, translated from the coding sequence ATGTTGATGCTCGATCGCTATCTCGTCTCCGGCGGACGCGCGCTCGACCTCGCCACCGGCGTCGGCATCCGCTGGCACCTGCGGCGCAGCTCGACCAGGCCCATGCCGGCGCTGTTCACGACACGGGCCCGCGCGTGGTTGATTGACTTCGATCTGCGCGGCCACTCGCGAATGGAGATCTGGGAACGGGTCGGCGATGGCGCAGGCCGCGAACCAGAGCACGGTGCCACCCTCGAGGCCTTTCGCGCCGCGCTCGGCGACGCGCGCGACGGACGGCCGCGAGCGCTCGACCTGGTGGAGCCCTCGCTGGCCAGTTGGGCGCGCACGCATCGCCTGCTGGCGCGCGAGGCGCGCCTCGCCGGCTTCGTGCCGCTCGCGGCCGATGCGCTCGGCGCCGTGCTCGCCCAGGGCCGATGGCGGTGGCCGTCGTGGTTACGGGATCGGTCGATCGTCGTGTTCGCGACCGACGCCCGCTTGTCGCCAGACGCGTCGCTGGCGTTGTTCCGCCTCGCCACCAAGGACGCGCGACCACACCTGGTGGTCCGGGCGGCGACGAGCGACTGCGCCTGGCGGCCACGGATGGCGCCGGCGGCCTTTCGCGTGCACGAGGGCGGCGTCGACGACCTGGTGGCCGGAGCGGACGGCCTGATCGAGCGCGCCCGCGGCCTCCAGGCCGACGGCCGTCTCGTGGATGCGGAAGCCACGGCACGGTGGAGTGTGCTGCTGACCGAGCCCGGCCCCGAGCACACCGCGGCCCGCTGCGCGCTGGCGCGGTGCCTCATCACCCAACGCCGGCTGCTCGAGGCGCGGGCGGCATTGCTGTCGGCCGATGGCGCCGAGGCCGACGACTTGCGACGGGAGATCCTCGCCGGGCCCACCGACCCGCGCAACGAACCCGCGATGGTCGAGACCTTCATGGAGATCCTGCGCGCATGCCAGGAGGTGGACGATGGCACCGTGACGCTCACGCGCGTGGCGGCGTTGGTGCAGGAACGGCTGGCGGCGTCATCGGTCGCCTTCGTGACGCGGCACCATCAGCAGCCCCTGCCGGTAGCGCATAGCGGCGCCCAGGCGCCGCGCACGGCGCAACTGGAGATCGCGCTGCGCGTGCTCGATACCGGCGTCGCCGTGGGTCCCACCGACCGCGGACCCGCCGTCGAGGCCGCGTGGCCCGTGCGCTACGGCGCGTCGGTGACCGGCGCCCTGTGGTGCCACTGGGCCATTGGCGCGCCAGTCGTCGCGGCGGATAGCGCGGTGATCCTGCGCCTGGCGGCGACGGCGTCGGCACCGGCGGTCTATGAACTCGCGGAGCGATCCCGCGTGCCGGCCGCTGCGAACGGGCTGGTGCCCGATCTGGTCGGCGACAGCCAGGCCATGCAGCACGTCCGACAGGCGGTGATTCGCGCCGCCGCGTCGCCGTTCCCCGTCCTGATCGAAGGCGAGAGCGGCGCCGGCAAGGAACTGGTGGCGCGCGCGGTGCACGCTGGCAGCCCGCGTCGCGCCCGCCGCTTCTGCGCGCTCAATTGCGCGGCGCTGACCGACGACCTGGTGGAAGCCGAGCTGTTTGGCCACTCGCGCGGTGCCTTCACCGGGGCTGTGGCCGAACGTGTCGGCCTGTTCGAGGATGCGCAGGGCGGCACGCTCTTCCTGGACGAAGTCGCTGAGCTCGGCCCGCGAGTGCAGGCCAAGCTGCTGCGGACGCTCCAGGAAGGCGAGGTGCGCCGACTGGGTGAATCGCACCTGCGCAAGGTCGACGCCCGCATTGTGGCCGCCACCAATCGGCCGCTGGCGGCGGCGGTCTCGGCCGAGCAGTTCCGCGCCGATCTTCGCTACCGCCTCGACGTGCTTCGCATCGTGGTGCCACCGCTGCGCGATCGGCTCGAGGACCTCCCGCCGCTCGTGCGCCACCTGTGGGCCGTGCTCGCCGCCCGCACCGGGAGCCGGGCCGTGCTGTCGCCGTCGGCGCTCACGGCGCTTGGCGCGTACGACTGGCCCGGCAACGTGCGCGAACTGCAGAACGTGCTGGCATCGGTGATGGTGGCGGGGCCCGCCAGGGGCGTGATTGGCGCCAATGGCCTGCCGAGCCACATCACGCGAACCACCGCCATCAGCAGCCGGGCGACGCTGGCTGAGGCGCGCCGCAGCTTCGAGGTGCATTTCGTGCGCGCCGCGCTGGCCCGCGCCGGCGGCCGCTCGATTGCGGCCGCGCGCGAGCTCGGCCTCTCGCGACAAGGACTGGCCAAGCTGGTGGCGCGGCTCGACCTGCCACCGATCGACCGGGCGCGACCGGCCAACGCATTAGAATGA
- the aroC gene encoding chorismate synthase: MLRFLTAGESHGQGLVAIVEGLPAGLAIDTDAMTVELRRRQGGYGRGRRMAIESDRAEVLSGVRRGRTTGAPVALLVRNKDWENWQNTMHVEPQAPAGATGANRAAVVRPRPGHADLAGALKYDHDDIRDVLERASARETAARVAAGAIARQLLAAIGCELTSHITGIGAVTAPAGAPVTFETAAALELDAPLRCTDPALEQQMIAAIDAAKHAGDTLGGSFEVIARNVPVGLGSYVQWDRKLDGRLAQALMSIPAIKAVAVGDGVEGARRPGSQVHDEIVADAAAVAGESVLRRPTNRAGGLEGGVTNGEEVRVTGFMKPIATLMKPLRSVDLTSLEEAPAAIERSDVCAVPAAAVVAEAMVALVLADALLDRFGGDSMTDLLARVAAAGVKIRGRLSRRPAAVRA, translated from the coding sequence ATGCTGCGTTTTTTGACTGCCGGGGAATCCCACGGGCAAGGCCTCGTCGCGATTGTCGAGGGCCTGCCGGCCGGACTCGCGATTGACACCGACGCCATGACGGTCGAGCTGCGGCGACGCCAGGGTGGTTATGGCCGCGGGCGCCGCATGGCGATCGAGTCGGATCGCGCCGAGGTCCTGTCAGGCGTGCGGCGCGGCCGCACGACCGGCGCCCCCGTCGCGCTGCTGGTCCGCAACAAGGACTGGGAGAACTGGCAGAACACCATGCACGTCGAGCCGCAAGCGCCGGCCGGGGCGACCGGCGCCAACCGCGCGGCCGTCGTGCGTCCGCGGCCCGGCCACGCCGACCTGGCGGGCGCGCTCAAGTACGACCACGACGACATTCGGGATGTGCTGGAGCGCGCGAGCGCGCGCGAGACCGCGGCGCGGGTGGCCGCGGGTGCGATTGCGCGCCAGCTGCTCGCCGCCATCGGCTGCGAACTGACCAGCCACATCACCGGCATCGGCGCCGTAACGGCTCCGGCCGGCGCGCCCGTCACGTTCGAGACCGCGGCGGCCCTGGAGCTCGACGCGCCGCTGCGATGCACCGACCCCGCGCTCGAGCAGCAGATGATCGCGGCGATCGACGCGGCCAAGCACGCCGGCGATACGCTGGGCGGCTCCTTCGAGGTGATTGCCCGCAACGTGCCGGTTGGCCTTGGCAGCTACGTGCAATGGGACCGCAAGCTGGACGGACGCCTGGCGCAAGCGTTGATGTCCATCCCCGCCATCAAGGCGGTGGCCGTTGGCGACGGCGTCGAGGGGGCGCGGCGTCCCGGCTCACAAGTGCACGACGAGATTGTGGCCGATGCGGCGGCGGTCGCGGGCGAGTCCGTGCTGCGCCGACCCACCAACCGGGCCGGCGGCCTCGAGGGCGGTGTCACCAACGGCGAGGAGGTGCGGGTGACCGGCTTCATGAAGCCGATCGCGACGTTGATGAAGCCGCTGCGCTCGGTCGATCTCACCTCGCTCGAAGAAGCGCCGGCCGCCATCGAACGCAGCGACGTGTGCGCGGTGCCGGCGGCCGCGGTGGTCGCCGAAGCGATGGTCGCGCTGGTGCTCGCCGACGCGCTGCTCGATCGGTTTGGCGGCGACTCGATGACCGACCTGTTGGCGCGGGTCGCGGCGGCCGGCGTCAAGATCCGCGGCCGGCTGTCGCGCCGCCCTGCCGCGGTCCGGGCCTGA
- the def gene encoding peptide deformylase, with protein sequence MLRPILRLGDSILTEPAKPVEAFTPEIDALVNDMIETMYAAPGIGLAAPQVGVSLRVFVVDLSVGRDPAALKVMINPEFVEREGMQLEEEGCLSIPGFTATVARPKRVVVKGLDREGTEYRIEGTGLLARALQHEMDHLQSCLFVDRLRGISRDLILRKVKKLSKAGKW encoded by the coding sequence GTGCTGCGTCCCATCTTGCGGCTCGGGGACTCGATCCTGACCGAGCCGGCCAAGCCGGTCGAAGCGTTCACCCCTGAGATCGACGCGCTCGTCAACGACATGATCGAAACCATGTACGCGGCGCCCGGCATCGGCCTGGCCGCGCCACAGGTGGGCGTGTCGCTGCGCGTGTTTGTGGTCGACCTGTCGGTCGGACGCGACCCCGCCGCGCTGAAAGTGATGATCAACCCCGAGTTCGTCGAGCGTGAAGGCATGCAGCTCGAGGAGGAGGGGTGCCTCAGCATTCCCGGCTTCACGGCGACGGTCGCGCGTCCGAAGCGGGTCGTGGTGAAGGGCCTCGACCGCGAGGGTACCGAGTACCGAATTGAGGGCACGGGGCTGCTGGCACGCGCCCTGCAGCATGAGATGGACCATCTGCAATCGTGCTTGTTCGTCGATCGCCTGCGCGGCATCTCGCGCGACCTGATCCTGCGCAAGGTCAAGAAGTTGTCGAAGGCCGGCAAGTGGTAA
- the fmt gene encoding methionyl-tRNA formyltransferase, whose product MGLRVAFFGTPSFAVPTLEHLHHSSHTVAGVVTQPDRPRGRGQQITEGAVKSLAVSLQLPVLQPERLARENFEEAFTALGADIGVVAAYGKILPDWLLATPRLGLINVHASLLPRYRGASPVHRAVISGDTETGVTIMRVVKALDAGPMLSRVQVPIGEADTTTMIEAKLAVRGAALLVATLDDIEHGRAAETPQDESLVTYAPKLTKAEGAIDWRRPARELHNLIRGLWPWPHAYAFLDGTRFILHRSRLSSHLSSAPPGTILAASAADGLHVACGDAALEIIDLQLEGKRVMSARDAMASPLLKSGARFSTP is encoded by the coding sequence ATGGGCCTGCGCGTCGCATTTTTTGGCACGCCGTCGTTCGCAGTGCCCACACTGGAGCATCTGCACCACTCCTCGCACACGGTGGCCGGCGTGGTCACCCAGCCGGACCGCCCGCGCGGCCGCGGCCAACAGATCACCGAGGGGGCCGTCAAGTCGCTGGCCGTGTCTCTACAATTGCCGGTGCTGCAGCCCGAACGTCTCGCCCGCGAGAACTTCGAGGAGGCGTTCACGGCGCTCGGCGCCGACATCGGCGTGGTCGCGGCTTACGGCAAGATTCTGCCCGACTGGCTGCTGGCCACGCCCCGCCTGGGCCTGATTAACGTGCACGCCTCGCTGCTGCCCCGCTATCGCGGCGCCTCACCCGTTCATCGCGCCGTTATCAGTGGCGATACTGAAACCGGCGTCACGATCATGCGCGTCGTGAAGGCGCTCGACGCCGGTCCGATGCTGTCGCGCGTTCAGGTCCCCATCGGCGAGGCCGACACGACCACGATGATCGAGGCGAAATTGGCGGTGCGTGGCGCGGCACTTCTGGTCGCCACGCTCGACGACATCGAACACGGGCGGGCCGCCGAGACGCCGCAGGACGAGTCGCTCGTGACCTACGCGCCCAAGTTGACCAAGGCGGAAGGCGCGATCGACTGGCGGCGGCCGGCCCGCGAACTCCACAACCTGATCCGCGGCCTGTGGCCCTGGCCGCACGCGTATGCGTTCCTGGATGGGACGCGCTTCATCCTCCACCGATCGCGGTTGTCGTCGCACCTGTCGTCCGCGCCGCCCGGAACCATTCTCGCCGCGTCGGCAGCCGACGGCCTGCATGTGGCGTGCGGCGACGCCGCACTCGAAATCATCGACCTGCAACTCGAAGGCAAGCGCGTGATGAGCGCGCGTGATGCGATGGCCAGTCCCCTGCTGAAATCCGGCGCGCGATTCTCGACGCCATGA
- the rsmB gene encoding 16S rRNA (cytosine(967)-C(5))-methyltransferase RsmB: MIAPARVAALDALRQIDDERLDLGEAVDRVRKPLTDERDRALLLEIVTGTLRMRAALDHQLSLRLTRPLAKLDAIVRDILRMSAFQLIYLTRTPSSAVINDAVDLTRRGGKTSATGLVNAVLRALNRERQRLTWPARPGEAGGLAGMASYFAIVHSHPEWLIERWLRRYGIADTERWLEFNNRAAAVCLVPNRTLASREALAAELAADGVETQPTTHATHGLLVTAGPALATRAFREGRCLVQDEASQLIGELVAAKRGDRILDLCASPGGKTVLLAADAGSTGLVVATDVRRHRLRVLTETLSRCRLARVRVVQVPVSGPLPFTDESFDRILVDAPCSGLGTVRRDPDIRWRISETDLPALAATQVLLLQRTAALVRRGGSIVYSTCSSEPDENQQVVAAFLATCPEFSETRVHQTWPFRDGLEAFFGSVLTRRA; this comes from the coding sequence ATGATTGCCCCTGCGCGTGTTGCCGCGCTCGACGCGCTTCGCCAGATCGACGACGAGCGGCTCGATCTGGGCGAGGCCGTCGACCGGGTCCGCAAGCCGTTGACCGACGAACGCGACCGGGCCCTGCTGCTCGAGATCGTGACCGGCACGCTGCGCATGCGCGCGGCCCTCGACCACCAGCTGTCGTTGCGATTGACGCGACCGCTCGCCAAGCTGGATGCCATCGTCCGCGACATCCTGCGGATGAGCGCGTTCCAACTGATCTACCTGACGCGGACGCCCTCGTCTGCCGTCATCAACGACGCCGTGGATCTGACTCGCCGCGGCGGCAAGACGAGCGCGACCGGCCTGGTGAATGCGGTGCTGCGCGCGCTCAACCGCGAGCGGCAACGGCTGACGTGGCCCGCGCGGCCCGGCGAGGCCGGCGGCCTGGCGGGGATGGCCAGCTATTTCGCGATCGTGCATTCGCATCCCGAGTGGCTGATCGAGCGATGGCTGCGCCGCTACGGCATCGCCGACACGGAACGCTGGCTCGAGTTCAACAACCGCGCCGCGGCGGTGTGCCTGGTGCCCAACCGGACGCTCGCGTCCCGGGAGGCCCTCGCCGCCGAACTGGCAGCCGATGGCGTGGAGACGCAGCCAACCACGCACGCCACCCACGGGTTGCTCGTCACCGCAGGCCCGGCCCTGGCCACGCGCGCGTTTCGCGAAGGCCGCTGCCTGGTCCAGGACGAGGCCTCGCAACTGATCGGCGAACTGGTGGCTGCCAAGCGAGGCGATCGCATTCTCGATTTGTGCGCCTCGCCCGGCGGCAAGACCGTGCTGCTCGCGGCCGACGCGGGATCGACGGGCCTGGTGGTGGCAACGGACGTCCGCCGCCATCGACTGCGGGTGCTGACCGAAACGCTGTCGCGATGCCGCCTGGCGCGCGTCCGTGTCGTTCAGGTGCCCGTCTCGGGGCCACTCCCATTCACGGACGAGAGCTTCGACCGCATCCTGGTGGACGCGCCATGCTCGGGCCTCGGCACCGTGAGGCGTGATCCTGACATCCGGTGGCGCATCTCAGAGACCGATCTGCCGGCGCTGGCGGCCACACAAGTGCTGCTCCTGCAGCGCACCGCGGCGCTGGTGCGCCGGGGCGGGTCGATCGTGTACAGCACGTGTTCGAGCGAGCCGGACGAGAACCAGCAGGTGGTGGCGGCGTTTCTGGCCACCTGTCCTGAATTTTCTGAAACCCGCGTGCACCAGACGTGGCCCTTCCGCGACGGGCTCGAGGCCTTCTTCGGGTCGGTCCTGACCCGCCGCGCATAA